From a single Fusarium fujikuroi IMI 58289 draft genome, chromosome FFUJ_chr03 genomic region:
- a CDS encoding related to transcriptional activator Mut3p — translation MTCHYGERRGRGRGKSKQYIKTLEERLKTVEVALKGSPTVNLDVSPGSVDPGHSDEISDSHETTAADQIQSLPSAWPEEVTSTIIHAQKNNINPERKVFAPLPLTEYILHLIPHALEDMYEAQSLFSTDDVLKLFNEQYSAGPSNCHANPTRWATLNALLATGIQWKADNKAIKDLYPLSWAYFKNASFIFPEIAMHGDGIDSGQALIAMALFMRGTADARAFTALLSAAAHAGYSVGLHLEDIHGSNNVIDIERRKGLFWMIYVLRCNASLNLDLPAPYEEVDTELPSQGLVTDAGPSTDLLRHMSSLAQVQSRISRCSRRASSLSKNCDKMIQDLVELDIDLESWRTGLPSDVQPTALDQVDNLGTIQLHFAYYASTWKLYTAIGKHYNVPLTLIERDSPNLHLSTLLPTHSARATISLLQGLYSQPLASLWQMICYPICAVLILLTAVLNGPGDSEVPLNVESIRTFAVFLQTFQDREECDLNGLIEFCSKLYDVASFAQRSSADLSNQSEDDTQGVWGQYADLRIRLSGSQDPMLLAQGLLTNMPLLGAKATEVFSGIVAEAREDGFTRLVPNVLKPSSFNFFAKQ, via the exons ATGACATGCCACTACGGTGAGCGGAGAGGTAGGGGGCGTGGCAAAAG CAAGCAGTACATCAAAACACTCGAGGAACGACTAAAGACTGTCGAAGTTGCACTAAAAGGCTCCCCTACAGTGAATCTCGATGTAAGTCCAGGGTCTGTAGATCCTGGACACTCTGATGAGATATCCGATAGCCATGAGACAACAGCGGCTGATCAAATTCAGTCCCTGCCGTCGGCATGGCCAGAAGAGGTCACCAGCACCATAATCCATGCtcagaagaacaacatcaacccTGAACGAAAAGTTTTCGCCCCACTCCCCCTGACAGAGTACATTTTACACTTGATACCCCACGCCTTAGAAGACATGTATGAAGCACAGTCGCTCTTCAGTACCGACGATGTTTTGAAGCTTTTCAATGAGCAGTATTCAGCGGGCCCATCAAACTGTCACGCTAATCCTACTCGTTGGGCCACGCTGAACGCTCTACTTGCTACTGGCATTCAATGGAAAGCTGACaataaggcaataaaagACTTGTACCCTCTTTCATGGGCATACTTCAAAAATGCCTCTTTCATTTTCCCAGAGATCGCCATGCACGGTGACGGTATCGACTCCGGTCAAGCGCTGATTGCTATGGCTTTGTTTATGAGGGGCACTGCTGACGCCCGCGCATTTACGGCACTACTATCCGCGGCGGCGCATGCTGGCTACAGTGTTGGCTTGCACTTGGAAGATATTCATGGGTCAAACAACGTGATCGACATAGAAAGGCGCAAGGGGCTTTTCTGGATGATATACGTGCTCCGATGCAATGCGTCGCTCAACCTTGACCTTCCCGCCCCGTACGAAGAAGTTGATACCGAGCTCCCATCACAGGGCCTCGTAACAGACGCTGGTCCCAGTACAGATCTACTGAGGCATATGTCATCATTGGCACAGGTTCAGTCGAGAATAAGTCGATGCTCGCGTCGTGCCTCGTCACTCTCTAAGAACTGTGATAAGATGATCCAGGATCTTGTTGAATTGGATATCGACCTCGAGTCATGGAGGACAGGACTGCCTTCAGACGTTCAGCCTACAGCATTAGACCAAGTGGACAATCTCGGCACCATACAGCTCCACTTTGCCTACTATGCTTCTACTTGGAAACTGTATACAGCCATCGGGAAGCACTATAATGTCCCTCTCACACTGATCGAACGAGATTCGCCAAATTTGCATCTGAGTACACTTCTCCCCACACATAGTGCCCGAGCCACAATCTCCTTACTTCAAGGTCTATACTCACAGCCATTGGCGTCTTTATG GCAAATGATCTGCTACCCAATCTGCGCTGTTCTGATCCTCTTGACAGCAGTGCTCAATGGTCCTGGAGATTCAGAGGTGCCGTTGAACGTCGAATCAATTAGGACATTCGCCGTGTTTCTTCAAACCTTCCAAGACCGAGAGGAATGTGATCTGAATGGTCTTATCGAGTTTTGCTCCAAGCTGTACGATGTTGCGTCGTTTGCACAACGCAGTTCAGCAGATCTGTCGAACCAGAGTGAAGATGACACCCAAGGAGTATGGGGCCAGTATGCA GACTTGCGTATCCGCCTTTCAGGTTCTCAAGACCCCATGCTACTCGCGCAGGGCCTCCTTACCAATATGCCGCTTCTGGGCGCGAAGGCAACAGAAGTGTTCTCCGGCATAGTAGCAGAGGCCAGGGAAGATGGGTTCACGCGGCTTGTGCCCAATGTACTCAAACCCAGCTCTTTCAACTTCTTTGCCAAGCAATAG
- a CDS encoding related to pisatin demethylase produces MLLEHFTSNHWWAAALAIIAWYIVSSIIAWHRLRHIPGPFLAKFSYFWLARLALSGKQYQAHLELNKKYGPIVRVGPYEVFTDDLELLRRINGTKSSYAKGASYSGSRLNPWHESLFMMRDPIAHDKMKAKLIYGYSGKETMGPEVAVDEQIMNLIHLIQDKYISKPKEFRPLVWSKTAGLFTLDVISRLALGQEFGCLNRDEDMHSFFDTLNDYLPVVSLTTDVPWLRNIVFSPLFLWLFGPSIKDKKGIGKMMGLTNKVVEEFYYGDGQVKRDMLSSFKKHGLSKDECEIESIFMFVAGSDTTASVLRAGMLHILATPHVYSALKKEIANAIREGWASRPISNAESLFLPYVQAVVYECLRIRSVSTNMSFKEVPTGGEFHNGTYLPAGTNIGMNFSGLLRSETLFGKDAHIFRPERFTEVDDKTSAKLKRDVELTFGLGRWSCLGKPIALMELNKIFFELFRHFDFQLAEPHQAMQFDSYMLFRDKGLVLRVTESDLRDLKSIKEDIY; encoded by the exons ATGCTTCTTGAGCACTTTACATCCAACCATTGGTGGGCTGCCGCTCTGGCCATCATCGCTTGGTACATCGTATCTTCTATTATAGCATGGCATCGTCTACGTCATATACCCGGGCCTTTCTTAGCCAAGTTTTCATATTTTTGGCTTGCCCGATTAGCGCTCAGTGGCAAACAATACCAGGCTCATCTTGAGCTCAATAAGAAATATGGCCCTATAGTCAGGGTCGGCCCCTACGAGGTTTTTACGGATGATCTGGAGTTATTGCGCAGAATCAACGGCACAAAAAGCTCATATGCTAAAGGAGCATCGTACAGCGGTTCCCGATTGAATCCCTGGCATGAGTCTCTTTTCATGATGAGGGACCCGATAGCCCATGACAAAATGAAAGCAAAGCTTATCTATGGTTACAGTGGAAAAGAAACAATGGGTCCGGaagttgctgttgatgagcagaTCATGAACCTCATCCATCTGATACaggataaatatatatctaagCCTAAAGAGTTCCGTCCGCTTGTATGGTCAAAAACCGCAGGCCTCTTTACTTTAGACGTCATCTCCCGCCTTGCGCTAGGCCAGGAATTTGGCTGCTTGAACAGAGACGAAGACATGCACTCTTTCTTCGACACGCTGAACGATTATCTGCCTGTTGTTTCGTTAACAACCGACGTTCCATGGCTTCGGAATATTGTCTTCTCTCCCCTCTTTCTCTGGCTGTTTGGTCCGAgtatcaaagacaagaaaggAATAGGGAAAATGATGGGCCTTACCAATAAGGTTGTTGAGGAATTCTACTATGGTGATGGCCAAGTCAAGCGGGATATGCTC AGTTCATTCAAGAAGCACGGGTTAAGCAAAGATGAATGCGAGATTGAGTCAATATTCATGTTCGTTGCAGGCTCGGACACCACGGCATCCGTTCTCAGAGCAGGCATGCTTCACATCCTTGCCACACCCCACGTCTATTCGGCCTTGAAGAAAGAGATCGCAAACGCTATCCGTGAAGGATGGGCTTCGAGACCAATCAGCAACGCAGAATCGCTTTTTCTGCCATATGTACAG GCTGTTGTATATGAGTGTCTTCGAATACGCTCTGTCTCGACGAACATGAGTTTCAAGGAGGTTCCAACTGGCGGTGAATTCCATAACGGAACATATCTCCCTGCAGGCACCAACATAGGAATGAATTTCTCAGGGCTCCTCCGCTCAGAGACCTTGTTTGGCAAGGATGCTCACATCTTCAGACCAGAGAGATTCACGGAGGTTGATGATAAGACAAGTGCGAAGCTAAAGCGAGATGTCGAATTGACCTTTGGGCTTGGGAGATGGAGTTGTTTGGGGAAGCCGATCGCCTTAATGGAGCTGAATAAGATTTTCTTCGAG CTCTTTCGCCACTTCGACTTCCAGCTGGCTGAGCCACATCAGGCAATGCAGTTTGACTCGTATATGTTGTTTCGTGACAAGGGTTTAGTTCTCAGAGTTACTGAATCAGACCTTCGAGATCTGAAGTCAATAAAGGAGGACATTTATTGA
- a CDS encoding related to transaminase type I: MKFERMPIEIESPEEYGYDKIKYNLSESSVTDQTLESLDIRLPNLTLLYNEHRGETKLRKLIADDAGVSEDDILITSGAAGALFIITTSQLGSTPDSERNHLVVVRPNYATNLETPKAVGCEISYIDVTFENDFQPNIDQVEAAIKSNTRIVSVTCPHNPTGSTLSREALDKLVAITKNKGVLLLVDETYRDIAFAEKLPVAASLGDHVLSVCSLSKSFGMPGVRIGWLITTNKTLQETFLAAKEQISISGSVINEWIAIDVLSRREKILGDTTNEMRVRLQMVESWIESEELLEWVKPTGGVVCFPRIKKEPKGGFSAFYEKLLNTHATYVGPGHWFEMSDSFFRLGYGWPTREELEIGMKAISAALRDE; this comes from the coding sequence ATGAAGTTTGAGCGCATGCCCATCGAGATAGAGTCGCCCGAGGAGTACGGCTacgacaagatcaagtaCAACCTCTCAGAAAGCTCCGTTACCGACCAGACTCTGGAGTCACTGGACATCAGGCTCCCAAATCTTACGCTCCTTTACAATGAGCACCGCGGCGAGACCAAGTTGCGAAAGCTCATCGCCGACGATGCTGGCGTGAGTGAAGACGACATTCTCATTACCTCAGGGGCTGCCGGTGCGCTGTTCATCATCACGACCTCTCAATTGGGTAGCACCCCGGACTCAGAGCGTAATCATCTTGTCGTAGTACGACCCAACTACGCAACCAACCTGGAAACTCCAAAGGCTGTTGGCTGCGAGATCTCATACATCGATGTCACTTTTGAGAATGACTTCCAGCCCAACATCGATCAGGTTGAGGCTGCTATCAAGTCCAACACTCGTATTGTGTCCGTGACATGCCCACATAACCCTACCGGCTCTACACTCTCTCGGGAGGCACTCGACAAACTTGTTGCTATCACAAAGAACAAGGGTGTTCTCCTACTTGTCGATGAGACATACCGGGACATTGCTTTTGCCGAAAAGCTCCCTGTCGCCGCCTCTTTGGGCGATCATGTTCTGAGCGTCTGCTCACTTTCAAAGTCCTTTGGTATGCCTGGAGTCCGCATCGGTTGGcttatcaccaccaacaagaccCTCCAGGAAACGTTCCTCGCTGCCAAGGAACAGATCAGCATCAGTGGCAGTGTCATCAACGAGTGGATTGCAATCGATGTCCTGTCCCGACGTGAGAAAATCTTGGGCGACACAACGAATGAGATGAGGGTCCGACTTCAGATGGTAGAGTCTTGGATCGAAAGTGAGGAGCTGCTGGAATGGGTCAAGCCGACTGGTGGCGTCGTCTGCTTTCCTCGTATTAAGAAGGAACCTAAGGGCGGATTTTCGGCGTTCTAcgagaagctcctcaatACGCATGCGACATATGTTGGACCTGGTCATTGGTTTGAAATGTCCGATAGCTTCTTCAGGCTTGGCTATGGATGGCCTACTCGGGAGGAGCTTGAAATAGGCATGAAGGCAATCTCGGCTGCGCTGCGAGATGAATAG
- a CDS encoding related to C6 zink-finger protein PRO1A produces the protein MRSSPSGCWTCKLRHRKCDLQIPACRECTDRRLPCHGYGPKPAWMDGSAAEHQDLERIKKAVKQYLKKLRRGQQNKSLGRDAAVGSSTERRTRVQAPSAPGVTDLSSPSSPQTALHLAYDNFESPETLADASSSLTVTRSSFQDSEAVQPVLTSQNPTPSCVLFPRLAFLIMYYLDHVFIWQFTYYQFKSSLGNRGWLLTCLSNGGSLSHAALALSTLHRDVSQKRCYYSQEAFEFHSMALRELRNLSQHTETETLLNDRAKFSEFIAASLTLISFEVFNGAEYDWVPHLDAVTAVLAMYSPGALLRTSSLSENDLPSPINISADDDPELQGDFNFLVAEALWHDILACATTGRVPRIPYRQWLEGSSIVMADLMGCYNWVMIAIGDLAHLNAWKKDMEQKGTLSVPELVRRGQKIEKELQDGITELKRAAKAGGDIRGNVSPAPYVSHIFALASLVLSSTIISGPWASLPEVKDAVSESVIVLRNWPQSVPLRGLVWPLYIIGSMAEASLQGVFESLLYRIREESGGFGNSGTVIKLLKGRWAAPPIRNDDGLEMVFETGGNVLLT, from the exons ATGAGATCATCCCCCAGTGGATGCTGGACATGCAAACTCAGACATCGGAAATGCGACCTCCAAATCCCTGCGTGTAGGGAGTGCACTGACCGACGCCTTCCGTGCCATGGCTACGGCCCCAAGCCTGCATGGATGGACGGATCAGCTGCCGAGCACCAAGACCTTGAGCGAATCAAAAAGGCTGTCAAACAgtatctcaagaagcttcggAGAGGTCAACAGAATAAGAGCCTTGGGAGAGATGCGGCAGTCGGATCATCGACTGAGCGACGGACCCGGGTCCAGGCACCGTCAGCTCCAGGCGTGACCGACCTTTCAAGTCCGTCATCACCACAGACAGCTTTGCATCTTGCCTATGATAATTTTGAGTCCCCAGAAACGCTTGCAGATGCTAGCAGTAGCCTCACAGTCACTCGAAGCTCATTTCAGGACTCAGAAGCCGTACAACCTGTCTTGACATCACAGAATCCCACTCCGTCTTGCGTCTTGTTTCCCAGGCTGGCATTCCTAATCATGTACTATCTCGACCATGTATTTATCTGGCAGTTTACTTACTACCAGTTCAAGTCATCCTTGGGGAACAGAGGCTGGCTTCTCACATGTCTCAGCAACGGCGGCTCGCTATCGCACGCTGCGCTGGCACTCTCCACCTTGCATCGAGATGTATCTCAGAAGAGGTGCTATTATAGCCAGGAAGCATTCGAGTTCCActcgatggccttgagaGAGCTGCGTAATCTCTCGCAGCACACTGAGACTGAAACGCTCCTGAATGATCGGGCTAAGTTCTCGGAATTTATAGCAGCGAGCTTGACATTGATTAGCTTCGAG GTGTTCAATGGAGCTGAGTATGATTGGGTTCCGCATCTCGACGCCGTCACGGCTGTCCTCGCTATGTATTCACCGGGTGCCTTGCTTCGGACTTCATCTTTATCAGAAAATGATTTGCCTTCTCCGATCAATATCTCGGCTGACGATGATCCTGAATTGCAAGGAGATTTCAACTTTCTCGTGGCTGAAGCGTTATGGCATGACATACTGGCGTGTGCAACAACGGGGCGAGTCCCACGAATACCTTATCGGCAATGGCTAGAAGGCTCAAGTATCGTAATGGCTGACCTGATGGGCTGTTACAACTGGGTCATGATTGCAATTGGAGATTTGGCACATCTCAATGCCTGGAAAAAGGATATGGAGCAGAAAGGGACCTTGAGCGTGCCGGAGTTAGTGAGGAGGGGTCAAAAAATAGAAAAGGAACTACAAGACGGCATCACCGAACTAAAACGAGCTGCGAAG GCAGGAGGGGATATTCGAGGCAATGTTTCACCGGCTCCCTACGTCTCGCATATTTTTGCACTTGCATCATTAGTCTTGTCGAGCACAATAATCTCGGGTCCCTGGGCATCTCTTCCGGAAGTCAAGGACGCGGTTTCAGAGTCGGTCATCGTGCTGAGGAACTGGCCCCAATCCGTTCCTCTCCGGGGACTTGTTTGGCCACTCTATATCATTGGATCCATGGCCGAGGCCAGTCTACAGGGTGTTTTTGAGTCACTTCTATATAGAATCCGAGAAGAGAGTGGAGGGTTTGGAAATAGTGGTACTGTCATTAAGCTCCTGAAGGGCCGTTGGGCCGCGCCGCCCATTCGTAATGATGATGGGCTAGAAATGGTGTTCGAAACAGGAGGCAATGTATTACTTACCTAG